CTATATCTAATTGATCATAATCAAATTGATGATCGAAGAAATGAGGATCAGGTCTTTCATTAGGCAATTCGCCTTCTGCAAACCCCTGGACCTTTACAACTTCATCAACGTCATCAACCTGGAGAGTCCAATCATCTTTATCTATTGTCATTTCGATTGTAACATAATCAGGATCGTCACTTTCAATGATTTCTATTGTTCCCATTTCTACTGTTGCATTAACAAAGATAGTTTGTTCGGCAGGACCTTCGGTGTCGTAATAATACCACCAGCCTTCACCAAATTCACCAGCAGTGTCTCCACCCCAGGCTGTGGCTCTATCGAGTTCAAATAGAGCTGGACTGGCAGGGTCACTTGTTAGGTCGTAATCTTTACCAGAATGCTCTCTTACAGAGACAACCTGGAAGTCATAAGCTGCAATATCAAATAGTTCATCTTTTAATACCTCATATTGGAATTCATGTCTGCCTGGGCTTGTATGCTCTACCTCGCCAACTTTAGCAAAACCATCATGAGTATAAGGAGTTCTTTTGCGAAGTACATTATATGAGTCTGCATTGTCTACTGCATCCCAGGATACTAAGAAGCCATCTTCATTCTGCTCTACCCGGACGTTTTCTGGTGAGGCAGGTTCTGCCTTCCAGTCAACACCTACATTAAGCTGGGAACCATATAGAGAGATTGGAACTTCTGTTATTTTATCTGGCACTACTCTAACTTGAACCTCTTCTTCTACTGAACCATGGCCTTCCCAGGATATGACCATTGTATAATAAGCAGGGAATAGGTCTTCTATTATAAGGTTCTGGTCATTTACATCATAATCAAAATCCATTTCTCCTAATACTGTCTCGCCATCTAGATCCAATAATTGTACATTTACTTCTTCGATTAGTTCACCACCGGTTTCTTCAGATGGGAACTGATCTACAGTTATATCTAAGCCACCTTCTACTTGCTGGATCTCTAGACTAACATCTCTTTTCTGACCAGCAATAACCATAGCTTCAGTGTCACCAGTTGCAATAGTTACTCTTTCTTCAGTATTAACATTGTAACCAGTTAAGGTAACTTCTACATCCCAGTTAGATTCTCTTAAGGCTGTGAATGTTACTGAGTAACCATCATCACCGAGATCATCTTCTAGAATATCTGCATCGTCTAAACTAATTGTTTCTGTGTAGTTTAGATTTTCATCTGGCTGATATTCAATATAAAATTCTAATTCAAAATCTTGAAATCTATTAAACAGTAAACTCTGGGCTCCAACTTCTTCCTGCATGTCTATGTCACTCATCACGATTTCCAATTCACCTGTCTCTGAACTTTCAGCAATATCATCAGCAGTATCCTCAACAGCACTATTACCGACCATGTCACAGGCTGCCATTGTAAATGTAAAAACTAAAATAAAGACAAATAACCCAACAAATTTCAAACTTCTTTTTTTCATTTTATTTTCCCTCCCATTTCTTAGTATGTATTTATAATAAGATACTGAATTTAATTATAATAGGACGCTGAAATGATATTGTAAATATTTTTGAAGCTATAATCATGATACAATCAGTCTGTTTTTAATATTAGTTTAAAATGATTTTAGAATAACGGGCGGTCCTATAGACCTGATTATTTTGGTATCTTATTGTTATATCTTGTTTATCTTGATATAATTTATATACTAGGATAGTATAATAAGAGAATCGCACGCCAAGGGGGAGATTATATGGAGGAAGAATTAAAAATTTGTACTTTAGGTAAGTTTGAGCTCAAGAGTAATGATGTTAATATTACTGAAGGTATAAAGTTGGAAAGTAAAAGATGGGAACTTTTTCAGTATCTTGTTACTAATAAACATCGATCAATTTCTCAGGAAGAGATTATTTCAGTACTCGGATTAGATGAGAATAGTGATCCTGTAGGTTCGCTTTCTTCTCTGGTTTATCGTCTCCGAAATACATTAAAGGAAGCAATAGGAAGTCAGGCAGGTGATTATATAAGAAGATCAGGTAATGCTTATACTTTTAATGTTGAAAAAAGCTTCTGGTTGGATATAGATGAATTTGAAAAGGCCTGTGAATTAACCAATAAAGCTATTGAGGATAATTCAGATGATTGGCAGGAATCTTTCGAACAAATTTTAAATCTTTATCAGGGAGATTATTTAGAAGAGGCACATTTATGTGACTGGGTATGGAATGCAAGAAATTATTATTCAAATCAACTTGTTTCAACTTTCAACAAACTTGCTGAGCATCTGACACATCAAAATAAATATGAAGAACTGTGGGATTATTATACTAAAGTTAATCAATTGATAGGATTTGATGAAGATTTAATGTTTGGGATGATAGAAACTTTATTGAGAATGGGTAAGGTTGGATTTGCCCACCAGAAGTTAGAAGAATTAATAGAGTTTTTTGAAGAGAATGATCTCATTATACCTCTCAAAATAAAAGTATTAAAAAGTAAGTTCCCAAAAAATAATAGCGATAATCCTGGGCTTGTTCTTGAGGAAATTAAACAGAGCCTTGAAGAAGAAAAGGCCTATATCTGTCCACCAGAAACTTTTACCGATATATTCAGGTTAGAAATACGGAGAAGTAGTCGTGAAAGCCCCCCTCGTTTTCTGTCATTTTTTCGGATAGATGGCGCCTATGATGAAACAATACTTGAAAAAGTTGGTAATAATTTATTTGAAATGATCACCAAACAGCTTCGATCAGGTGATATAATCTGTCGCTGGAATAATAAACAAATTATAGCTCTGCTCACAGGGCTGGATGAATCTGAAATAGAGAAAGTAATGAAGCGTTTATATAATTCTTTTTATTATCTCTATAATATCCCTGAGGAAATTGAATTAAAAAAATATTTTAGTGAAATTGAAGGGAAATCTAAAAAATAATCCTGAATTTTGTCATTTCATCTCCTGGAACTCCTTCTGCGAAGAATTAAAATTGAGACCTCAACAGCTACTGCTTCATTAGCCTTAACATTTGTGTTTGTTTTGTGGAATATTTTTAAATCTATAGAGGGTTATTAGATTGGTTAATATATATAACATGGGCATTAATGCATGGGGTTTTAAAGATAATAATTTGGTAGATGTCCACGATAAAAATTCAGAATATTTTAAAAAAATAATTGTCCAAAGATGATTTAATGGAGCAAAAAAAAGAAGAGGATAATATTGGTCTGGCTATATACTTTCATTTGATAGAATTAGATTCTGATAATCCTGCTGAGTACAGAATGGATGCTGCCATAATACCATAAAAAAGAGATCAATAGATATAAGTAAAACTAAGTAGAGTAGGAGATAATTTTTGTAAAAATAGATTATAATTTAATTCAAATTAAAAGTGTGTTATAATAAGTCAGTTAATAAGAAATTAATTTGATTAAAATAAGGAATACCATTTAATAGAGGTTGTATTATAAATAAATATATAGGCAAAATCACTGAAAAGTGGTGACGCAAAGCAATGGGTCTAAAGATTTATCTATGATAGCCAGGCTGCAATGAGCAGAGTTTTTATTAAGCTATAGCAGACAATATTGCTATAGTTTTTTTATTTGGACAATTGAGGTGAATAAGATTATCCAATCATTAACTGCTCCTGATCTAGTTGAGTCTATGGACAATGAAAGCAGAAAATTGGGTTATAAAGTTGCATGTCTTACTTCCTCTAAGATGGAATATGGAGTATATAGTAAGATTGGATTTAAAGACATCTTTTATTATTCCAATTATAGCCTGGTTCCATAAGATTAACTGAATAATTTATTTTATATCAATTATGACCAGGATATGACTGAAATATGACTGGAATATGACTGAATAGTTTAAATAATTTAGTATAATATAAATATATATGTATGGATTAAATTGGGAAATGTTTCGCTAGGAGTAGCTGAGGAGTATTGAGCTGAAAAAATGAGGGATCATGGAAAAGGCAAAGTTTATTCATCTAGTCCATCTCTAAAAGGGGGGAGGTGGAATTTTATGAAATCTTTTGCAGTTCTTCTAATTTCCTTAGCGTTTCTGGTTGTTCTTATTGGGGGTTCAGTATTTGCAACTGATCTGGAGATAGCCGATATGAAATTTGTCGAGCTTAATTCTGTTCTCGATTGTCCATTAAATGGTTTTGCGATTATCTATTATCTGGAAGGTGATGGCAGAGAAGAAATTGTAATGCAGATTGAAGCTAACGGCCCCAGGGAAAATGTGGCAGGCTTAACTTTAGAACTCCGTTATGGTGAAGAAAATATTCATCAGTTTGATATTGATGAATATGGCAGGGCAAGATTTGATCTTAAAACAGCCAGGCTTGAGCCTCAGGATTTCCATATCTGGATTATAGATACACCGCAGATGTTTATTGAATTTTATCAGGATCATCCCAATCTACTTGTTGAAGATGGCCATATGTTATCTTTAGAAACTAGTATAGTAATATAAGTGAATAGAATTTTTTAGCTTTTATATTTTAATTGGGGGCTATTATTGAAAAGGGCTGGCTATTAGATTAGTGGCCCTTTAAATTTTTTATTATACAGAATAAATATTTATTAAATTAATTGATTAAGTATGAAGGATAAATTTTTGATCTGGCTAATATATATAGTATACTTCACTAAATACGATTAAATTATTATAAGAGTTATACAAAATACGCTCATTAGATTAAGGGAAATAGAGAGATATAGGAGGTGAATTTAAAGTTATTAGGGTGTGATTCATTAATAGAATTATAAAAAATAGGGGGTATAAAAATGAAGAGTTATTTAAAGGGTTTTAGATTGAATAAGCAGATAGTTACTTCCCTGGTCCTGGCTGTGGTTTTAGTGCTGGCAGTTAGTTATGTGGCCCTGGCAGATGCCCATCATGTTTTAAGGACAAGGGCCAGGAATGGTATGGATATTAATACCCTTGATCCTGCCCATATGATTGGTAATGAAGAGGATAATATTGGCCTGGCTATATACTCCCGTTTGATAGAATTGGACCCTGATAATCCTGCTGAGTACAGAATGGATGCTGCCGAAGTCTTTGAAATGAATGAAGCTGGAACAGAGATTTATTTTGAATTGAAACAGGGCATCCAGTTCCATGGTGGCTATGGTGAATTGACTGCTGAAGATGTTAAATTTTCATATGAAAGATTGGTTGATCCTGCAGTTGAGGCAGCTTATGCTGATGACTTTGCCACTTTAGATAGAGTTGAAGTAATTGATGATTATAGTGGAAGAATAATTTTATCAGATGTTTTTCCAGGGATTATGACCAGAACTTTGCCCCTTTTAAGAGGAAGTATTTTAAGTAAAGATGCTTTTGAAGAGATTGGTGCTGAAATGTTTGCCACCAATCCAATCGGTTCTGGGCCATACATGTTTGAAGAATGGCAGCCTGGTGAAAAAATAATTCTTACGAGAAATGATGATTATTACCGTGATTTACCGGATTTTGAAAGAGTTGAAATTTACCCGATAGTTGAAGAAGAAGCTGCTGAAGTAGCTTTTGATGTCGGTGAATTAAATGAGACTAGAATTTCTCTGGATTCTATTGATAGATATGAAAATGAAGATGATGTTATCGTTCATGAATTGGATATGCTAAGATTTATCTGGATAGGATTTAATCATCAACAACCGCCTTTTGATGATATTAGAGTTCGAGAAGCTATGAGATATGCAATCGATGTAGATGAAATAATTGAAGGTGCCTTCAGAGGCGCAACTGAAAGGGCCAATACTATTCTTCCTCCAGGGATCTTAGGCCACTGGGCAGATGCTCCTGCTTATCAGCAAGATACAGCGAGGGCTAGAGAGTTATTAGCAGAAGCTGGATACGAAGACGGTTTTGCAACAAAGATGGCAAGTTATGCTGTATCAACAGAGCTGACTACAGCCCAGATTGCTCAGTATCATTTAACTCAGGTTGGCGTCAGGCCAGATATTGAATTAGTTGAAGGTGGCCAGGCTTATCAGCTATTAAGACAGATTGACAGGCCAGGTATGCATGTTGCCTCCTTTACTTTAAATCCTGACCCAGGTTACTGGACAGAATGGTATACAAATAACCAGATCGGCAGCTGGAACTATATGCACTGGGAAAATGATGAGTTTCAGGAGCTTCATGATATGGCTAAT
The Halonatronomonas betaini genome window above contains:
- a CDS encoding BTAD domain-containing putative transcriptional regulator, which encodes MEEELKICTLGKFELKSNDVNITEGIKLESKRWELFQYLVTNKHRSISQEEIISVLGLDENSDPVGSLSSLVYRLRNTLKEAIGSQAGDYIRRSGNAYTFNVEKSFWLDIDEFEKACELTNKAIEDNSDDWQESFEQILNLYQGDYLEEAHLCDWVWNARNYYSNQLVSTFNKLAEHLTHQNKYEELWDYYTKVNQLIGFDEDLMFGMIETLLRMGKVGFAHQKLEELIEFFEENDLIIPLKIKVLKSKFPKNNSDNPGLVLEEIKQSLEEEKAYICPPETFTDIFRLEIRRSSRESPPRFLSFFRIDGAYDETILEKVGNNLFEMITKQLRSGDIICRWNNKQIIALLTGLDESEIEKVMKRLYNSFYYLYNIPEEIELKKYFSEIEGKSKK
- a CDS encoding ABC transporter substrate-binding protein gives rise to the protein MKSYLKGFRLNKQIVTSLVLAVVLVLAVSYVALADAHHVLRTRARNGMDINTLDPAHMIGNEEDNIGLAIYSRLIELDPDNPAEYRMDAAEVFEMNEAGTEIYFELKQGIQFHGGYGELTAEDVKFSYERLVDPAVEAAYADDFATLDRVEVIDDYSGRIILSDVFPGIMTRTLPLLRGSILSKDAFEEIGAEMFATNPIGSGPYMFEEWQPGEKIILTRNDDYYRDLPDFERVEIYPIVEEEAAEVAFDVGELNETRISLDSIDRYENEDDVIVHELDMLRFIWIGFNHQQPPFDDIRVREAMRYAIDVDEIIEGAFRGATERANTILPPGILGHWADAPAYQQDTARARELLAEAGYEDGFATKMASYAVSTELTTAQIAQYHLTQVGVRPDIELVEGGQAYQLLRQIDRPGMHVASFTLNPDPGYWTEWYTNNQIGSWNYMHWENDEFQELHDMANLEPDRDRRAELYIEMQEIMDEEVVFIPISYDIGVHASRDYINPTYLYHYSLYQHFELAE